A region of the Herpetosiphon gulosus genome:
TGATGAGTGAAATTAAGTTCTTTAGTACTTGTTGCATACACTGCGATGCCTTTATCCAAGGGGATGAATACGTTTCTCATAGAGCAAAAGCCGTGGTTTATGAGGGCGTAATCGCAACAGGATTGAACGGATCGAATTCCTCAGCTTAAAGCCCATGGTTGTGACCAAAGAACGTGATGGTACATTGGTTGATAAAATGAGACAGGTTATAACATGTTTCTCCCGTTGGTGACTATAATTAATGGCTGTTTCAATCAGTTGATGCGCAATACCATCGCGTCGATAGTCCGGCAAAACGGCAATTCCACTCAAATATACTTCGTGGCGCTCAATCTGGTATGACGAACTTTTAACTAAAATAGCCCATAATTTTAAGCCATGCGTTAAACCTAAAGCACGAGTTACGCGCCAAGTAGCGAACCACCCTGGCGACATATCGTCGGCGGTAGAAGCAAAGATCGATCCGACAATCCGTCCTTTATCACAGGCCAAAAAAATGCCCCTACATGGATCGCGATGCGCGTTACGCCATGCAATCATGGTCGAGAGAAATTGTTGATCAGTTAAGGTTGGAAACGCGTGACGAACAGCGGGGAACATCTGCATGATAAATGCCTCGATATGAGGAATATCATCGATGTGACATGATTGTATATTCATATATGAATAGCAAGGTTACTCTGAATTATGGATATC
Encoded here:
- a CDS encoding GNAT family N-acetyltransferase; translation: MNIQSCHIDDIPHIEAFIMQMFPAVRHAFPTLTDQQFLSTMIAWRNAHRDPCRGIFLACDKGRIVGSIFASTADDMSPGWFATWRVTRALGLTHGLKLWAILVKSSSYQIERHEVYLSGIAVLPDYRRDGIAHQLIETAINYSHQREKHVITCLILSTNVPSRSLVTTMGFKLRNSIRSILLRLRPHKPRLLLYEKRIHPLG